A genomic window from Providencia alcalifaciens includes:
- the gpt gene encoding xanthine phosphoribosyltransferase has protein sequence MSEKYVVTWDMLQIHARKLAQRLLPAKQWTGIIAVSRGGLVPGALLARELGIRHVDTVCISSYDHNNQREMQVIKRAEGDGEGFIVIDDLVDTGGTAKAIRDMYPKAHFVTIFAKPAGRPLVDDYVVDIPQNTWIEQPWDMGVVFIDPLCEQDK, from the coding sequence ATGAGCGAAAAATATGTCGTAACGTGGGATATGTTGCAAATACATGCCCGTAAACTCGCACAACGTTTATTACCAGCAAAACAATGGACTGGTATCATCGCAGTTAGCCGTGGTGGTTTAGTCCCAGGCGCACTGTTAGCGCGTGAGCTGGGTATTCGTCATGTTGATACCGTTTGTATCTCTAGCTATGACCATAACAACCAACGCGAAATGCAAGTCATTAAACGCGCAGAAGGTGATGGTGAAGGCTTTATCGTGATTGATGATTTAGTGGATACTGGCGGCACAGCGAAAGCCATCCGCGACATGTATCCAAAAGCACACTTCGTGACTATCTTTGCAAAACCAGCTGGTCGCCCATTAGTGGATGACTATGTGGTTGATATCCCTCAAAACACTTGGATTGAACAGCCTTGGGATATGGGCGTTGTGTTTATCGATCCTTTGTGTGAACAAGATAAGTAG
- the frsA gene encoding esterase FrsA, with product MTQQNLSEKLFKPRVRQVETSTLVSYSSHTLSQLENHSVISGSSHNHWYRTINRLMWIWRGIDAIEIEEVLSRIAISDAKRSREEWLDTVIGNRRGNWCFEWSHQAMHWQQKALEFEKGQEACDAWLRAANLYSIAAYPFIKGDELADQAIVLACKAYDSAAKFSQYQLKKIPFKVDGGKEVCGFLHIPSNVQGPYPTVMVCGMLDSLQTDYSRYFREYLGPRGIAMLTLDMPSIGYSGKYSLSQETSTLHEQIVRQLDTIPWIDHTRFAITGIRFGANIAVRLAYMCPDKIKAVAVIGPIVHSLLHEEKYQKDIPRMVLDVFASRLGVYQVDGQSLRHELSCYSLRNQGLLGRRNQVPMMSVCFKNDPYSPKADSDLIARSSMDSHLLMLPSSPILEAFERSMSDTTKWLESKIL from the coding sequence ATGACTCAGCAAAATTTATCCGAAAAACTTTTTAAACCTCGCGTTAGACAAGTTGAAACATCAACGTTGGTTTCTTATTCCTCCCATACCCTGTCCCAATTAGAGAACCACAGTGTAATAAGTGGCTCTTCCCATAATCATTGGTATCGTACTATTAACCGTTTAATGTGGATTTGGCGTGGTATTGATGCGATTGAAATTGAAGAAGTTTTAAGCCGCATAGCTATTTCAGATGCTAAACGTAGCCGTGAAGAATGGCTTGATACTGTCATTGGTAATCGTCGCGGTAATTGGTGCTTTGAATGGTCCCATCAAGCCATGCACTGGCAGCAAAAAGCTTTAGAATTTGAAAAAGGTCAGGAGGCGTGTGACGCATGGTTACGTGCTGCTAACTTATACAGTATTGCGGCATACCCGTTTATTAAAGGGGATGAGCTGGCGGATCAAGCGATTGTGTTAGCTTGTAAAGCTTATGATAGCGCAGCAAAATTCTCACAGTATCAATTGAAAAAAATCCCATTTAAAGTTGATGGTGGCAAAGAAGTCTGTGGCTTTTTACATATTCCATCAAATGTCCAAGGTCCTTATCCAACGGTGATGGTCTGTGGCATGCTTGATAGCCTACAGACAGATTACAGCCGCTACTTTCGAGAATATTTAGGGCCTCGCGGTATTGCGATGTTAACCTTGGATATGCCATCCATCGGTTATTCCGGAAAATACAGCCTTTCGCAAGAAACCAGCACATTGCATGAACAGATAGTTCGTCAACTCGACACGATCCCATGGATTGACCACACACGATTTGCAATCACAGGGATCCGTTTTGGTGCAAACATCGCCGTTCGTTTAGCGTATATGTGCCCGGATAAAATCAAAGCCGTTGCGGTGATTGGCCCTATCGTTCATAGCCTATTACATGAAGAAAAATATCAGAAAGATATCCCCCGTATGGTGTTAGATGTTTTTGCTAGCCGCTTAGGGGTTTATCAAGTTGATGGTCAATCGTTACGACATGAACTTAGCTGTTATTCATTGCGTAATCAAGGTCTGTTGGGACGCCGTAACCAAGTTCCGATGATGTCAGTGTGTTTTAAAAATGATCCCTACAGTCCGAAAGCTGATTCAGATTTAATAGCGCGTTCATCTATGGATAGTCATTTATTAATGTTGCCAAGTAGCCCTATTTTAGAGGCTTTCGAGCGTTCAATGTCAGATACAACCAAATGGTTAGAAAGTAAAATATTATAA
- the proB gene encoding glutamate 5-kinase: MKNSQTLVVKLGTSVLTGGSRRLNQAHIVELVRQCAQQYEKGHRIIIVTSGAIAAGREHLNYPELPATIASKQLLAAVGQSRLIQLWERLFSIYGIHIGQMLLTRADLEDRERFLNARDTLQALLDNGIIPVINENDAVATAEIKVGDNDNLSALAAILGDADKLLLLTDIEGLYDADPRSNPNAKLIPEVHGINDDLRRMAGDSVTGLGTGGMATKLQAADVAGRAGIDVFIAAGNKPDVINSVIENIPVGTRFYGQKNPMENRKRWIFGAPAAGDVYIDDGAQLAITEKGSSLLPKGIKKIEGDFSRGAVIRIRNMAGKDLAHGVSHYNSDALRMIAGHHSQDIGKILGYEHGSVAVHRDDMIVS; encoded by the coding sequence ATGAAAAATAGCCAAACACTCGTGGTCAAACTTGGCACAAGTGTCTTAACAGGGGGCTCACGTCGTTTAAATCAAGCTCACATCGTTGAGTTGGTTCGACAATGTGCGCAGCAATATGAAAAAGGTCACCGGATTATTATTGTCACATCTGGCGCAATTGCCGCAGGACGTGAACATCTCAATTACCCCGAACTGCCTGCCACCATTGCATCTAAACAGCTGCTGGCGGCGGTCGGTCAAAGTCGCTTAATCCAATTATGGGAAAGACTTTTTTCCATCTACGGTATTCACATTGGTCAAATGCTATTAACGCGAGCGGATCTTGAAGATCGAGAACGTTTTTTAAATGCGCGAGACACACTGCAAGCGCTGTTAGACAACGGTATTATTCCGGTGATTAACGAAAATGATGCGGTGGCGACAGCAGAAATCAAAGTCGGGGATAATGATAACTTATCCGCACTTGCTGCCATCCTTGGTGATGCAGATAAATTACTGTTATTAACCGATATTGAAGGCCTATACGATGCGGATCCACGCAGTAATCCGAACGCAAAATTAATCCCTGAAGTTCACGGTATTAATGATGATTTACGCCGTATGGCAGGGGATAGCGTAACGGGCTTAGGTACTGGTGGAATGGCAACAAAATTACAGGCGGCTGATGTTGCTGGCCGTGCTGGGATTGATGTGTTCATTGCAGCTGGCAATAAACCAGATGTGATCAATTCAGTGATTGAAAATATCCCTGTGGGAACCCGTTTTTACGGGCAGAAAAACCCAATGGAAAACCGTAAACGCTGGATTTTTGGCGCGCCAGCGGCGGGAGATGTTTATATTGATGATGGCGCGCAACTGGCTATCACCGAAAAAGGCAGCTCGTTATTGCCAAAAGGTATTAAGAAAATTGAAGGGGATTTCTCCCGTGGCGCAGTGATCCGTATTCGCAATATGGCAGGTAAAGATTTGGCGCATGGCGTGAGCCACTATAATAGTGATGCGCTCAGAATGATTGCCGGTCATCATTCCCAAGATATTGGTAAAATCCTTGGCTATGAACATGGCTCAGTAGCCGTTCATCGCGACGATATGATAGTGAGTTAA
- the crl gene encoding sigma factor-binding protein Crl has translation MALPTDYTNGKFLKKFAAIGPYLREQQSIKNCYFFDSLVVCVNANIVPEKREFWGWWLELSSTDEGFQFAYKLGIYNNQGNWQAKALKDAATTDAVEKNLHAFHQRLSQQLSDLELSLFPSPLMTELKLELSA, from the coding sequence ATGGCGTTACCGACTGATTACACAAATGGAAAGTTTTTAAAGAAATTTGCTGCGATAGGGCCTTATTTACGTGAGCAACAATCTATCAAAAACTGCTACTTTTTTGATAGCTTGGTTGTCTGTGTTAATGCGAATATCGTGCCTGAAAAACGTGAGTTTTGGGGATGGTGGTTAGAATTATCCTCCACGGATGAAGGGTTCCAATTTGCTTACAAGTTAGGGATCTACAACAATCAGGGAAATTGGCAAGCAAAAGCCTTGAAGGATGCAGCAACCACGGATGCCGTCGAAAAGAACCTGCATGCTTTTCATCAACGCCTTTCTCAGCAATTATCCGATCTAGAATTAAGCTTGTTCCCCTCACCCTTAATGACAGAATTAAAGCTGGAATTAAGCGCATAA